A single region of the Procambarus clarkii isolate CNS0578487 chromosome 94, FALCON_Pclarkii_2.0, whole genome shotgun sequence genome encodes:
- the LOC138359899 gene encoding uncharacterized protein, protein MRHLLPIALLLLLSAFYGVISSTQSTQGTSWYSLRVPNATLNDPGHAVLQNASVSLLQCAELASLTFPDGIFCYINRICSLHDLQVDRTIDGCLYVSNICYMQQHPKPCNSFAVVSGLEDLGRLLLPPNIKMAFDASRSFCMCLGGDLLVAPTADAFLRLAAYYTQTSTLANVWVGVQQNIWLNGRNAEVREYFPPNPDNTGRTCCCMANNGTAYFRLGDSSCTTLMNFLCQLN, encoded by the exons ATGAGGCACCTGCTCCCCATAGCTCTTCTGCTCCTCCTCTCTGCCTTTTATGGGGTCATCTCAAGCACTCAGAGTACCCAAGGAACATCTTGGTATAGTTTAAGGGTGCCTAACGCCACACTTAATGATCCCGGCCACGCTGTCCTGCAAAATGCTTCAGTAAGTTTGCTGCAGTGTGCAGAACTTGCCAGCCTGACTTTTCCAGATGGAATTTTCTGCTACATCAACAGGATATGCAGCCTCCATGATTTGCAGGTTGATAGGACCATTGACGGATGCTTGTATGTTAGTAACATCTGCTACATGCAACAACATCCAA AGCCCTGTAATTCCTTCGCTGTGGTGTCCGGACTGGAGGATTTGGGTCGCTTACTTTTGCCACCCAACATTAAGATGGCGTTTGATGCCTCTCGATCGTTCTGTATGTGTCTAGGTGGAGACCTGCTTGTGGCGCCTACAGCGGATGCCTTCCTGCGTCTAGCAGCGTATTACACCCAAACCAGTACCT TGGCGAACGTGTGGGTTGGAGTGCAACAAAACATTTGGTTGAACGGACGAAATGCTGAAGTGAGGGAATATTTTCCTCCTAATCCCGACAACACTGGCAGAACCTGCTGCTGTATGGCAAACAACGGGACCGCTTACTTCCGTCTTGGTGATTCAAGTTGCACCACCTTGATGAACTTCCTCTGCCAGCTCAATTAG
- the LOC123747195 gene encoding uncharacterized protein, whose amino-acid sequence MGHLLPIALLLLLTALYGVISSTQSTQGSTWYSLSVPNATLNDPGHAVLQNASVSLLQCAELASLTFPGGIFCYSNGICNLHDLQVNWTIEGCLNVTNICYMGLPPQPCNSFAVVSGLEDLGRLLLPPNIMMAFDASRSFCRCLGGDLLVAPTADAFLRLAAYYTQTSTLTNVWVGVQQTLWLNGRNTEPKEFAPFEPNLLGKACCRMQNEFSRNFLLADNPCDMVYNFLCQLN is encoded by the exons ATGGGGCACCTGCTCCCCATAGCTCTTCTGCTCCTCCTCACTGCCCTTTATGGGGTCATCTCAAGCACTCAGAGTACCCAAGGATCAACTTGGTATAGTTTAAGCGTGCCTAACGCCACACTTAATGATCCCGGCCACGCTGTCCTGCAAAATGCTTCAGTAAGTTTGCTGCAGTGTGCAGAACTTGCCAGCCTGACTTTTCCAGGTGGAATTTTCTGCTACAGCAACGGGATATGTAACCTCCATGATTTGCAAGTTAATTGGACCATTGAAGGATGCTTGAACGTTACTAACATCTGCTACATGGGACTCCCTCCAC AGCCCTGTAATTCCTTCGCTGTGGTGTCCGGACTGGAGGATTTGGGTCGCTTACTGCTGCCACCCAACATTATGATGGCGTTTGATGCCTCTCGATCGTTCTGTAGGTGTCTAGGTGGAGACCTGCTTGTGGCGCCTACAGCGGATGCCTTCCTGCGTCTAGCTGCGTATTACACCCAAACCAGTACCT TGACGAACGTGTGGGTTGGTGTGCAGCAAACCCTTTGGCTGAACGGACGAAATACTGAACCAAAAGAATTTGCTCCTTTCGAACCTAACCTCCTTGGCAAAGCATGTTGCCGTATGCAAAACGAGTTCTCCCGTAACTTCCTTCTTGCTGACAATCCCTGTGACATGGTATACAACTTCCTCTGCCAGCTGAATTAA